In Gemmata obscuriglobus, a single genomic region encodes these proteins:
- a CDS encoding DUF1549 and DUF1553 domain-containing protein: MRFKILFALLLVSAGAPARAADVSFEREVLPVLTRAGCNMGACHGNLNGKGGLKLSLKGEDPAGDHAVLTRDMLARRTDPIRPDESLLLQKATAQVPHEGGARFTKTSSEYVIVREWIANGCKVDAPGAPTLTKLVVTPGSKVLVEPADRFHVKAVAHFSDGTTRDVTSLAAFEFTQVGVAKVGGDGEVVREQPGEVVLLVRYHSIVEPVRVVFLPHRPVPEMSNFRSTNKIDTFVISRLQELRIKPAELAPDYVFLRRAYLDALGVLPAPAETRAFLADADPKKRERLIDALLARPEFAEFWAQKWSDLLRNEEKALDKKGVAVFFRWIAAQLAADRPLNEFARDVLAAKGSTYENPPANFWRAVRDPLARSESVAQVFLGVRIGCARCHNHPFDRWTTDDYYSFGALFARVDYRVLENSKRDALDSHEFVGEQVVWQNRTAEMTHPRTRRPAPPRFLGARTPDVGGDRLGAVADWVAAPDNPFFARAQVNRVWLHLMGRGLVDPNDDFRATNPPSNPELLEWLAADFAKHKFSLKHAVRTVMTSRTYQLAATARDRTTMGDELHHSHATVQPLEAEQLLDALSSVTGVPVRFAGYPVGLRANQIPAPPQSGRRGFDGMGEKFLKTFGKPERLLTCECERNDDPGLLQAFQLITGELINALVKHHDGRLGKGLSAGRTDAEMLDEFYLAALCRKPTPVEEKKLLAYLAGATDRRAAWEDVLWALLNSKEFLLRR, from the coding sequence ATGCGGTTCAAGATCCTCTTCGCGCTGCTACTCGTGTCCGCCGGCGCGCCCGCACGGGCCGCGGACGTGTCGTTCGAGCGCGAGGTGCTCCCGGTGCTCACCCGCGCCGGGTGCAACATGGGCGCGTGCCACGGCAACCTGAACGGCAAGGGCGGGCTGAAACTGTCGCTGAAGGGCGAAGACCCGGCCGGCGACCACGCCGTTCTGACGCGGGACATGTTGGCCCGCCGGACGGACCCGATCCGCCCGGACGAGAGCCTGTTGCTTCAAAAGGCAACCGCACAGGTGCCGCACGAGGGTGGCGCGCGATTCACTAAAACCAGTTCCGAATATGTGATCGTCCGCGAGTGGATCGCGAACGGTTGTAAGGTGGACGCCCCCGGCGCGCCGACGCTGACGAAACTCGTCGTCACGCCCGGGAGCAAGGTTCTCGTGGAGCCGGCGGACCGGTTCCACGTTAAAGCGGTGGCCCATTTCTCGGACGGTACGACGCGCGACGTCACGTCGCTCGCCGCGTTCGAGTTCACCCAGGTCGGCGTCGCGAAGGTCGGCGGCGACGGCGAGGTCGTTCGCGAGCAGCCCGGTGAGGTGGTGCTGCTCGTGCGGTACCACTCTATTGTCGAACCGGTGCGTGTCGTTTTTCTCCCGCACCGGCCGGTTCCCGAAATGAGCAACTTCCGTTCGACCAATAAAATCGACACGTTCGTTATCTCTCGGCTTCAAGAGCTGCGGATCAAGCCTGCGGAACTGGCGCCCGACTATGTTTTCTTGCGGCGCGCGTATCTGGACGCGCTCGGGGTGCTCCCCGCCCCCGCCGAGACGCGCGCGTTCCTGGCCGACGCGGACCCCAAGAAGCGCGAGCGGCTGATCGACGCCCTCCTCGCGCGGCCCGAGTTCGCGGAGTTCTGGGCGCAGAAGTGGTCGGACCTGCTCCGGAACGAGGAGAAGGCGCTCGACAAGAAGGGCGTCGCGGTGTTCTTCCGGTGGATCGCCGCGCAGCTCGCCGCCGACCGGCCGCTCAACGAGTTCGCCCGCGACGTGCTGGCCGCGAAGGGGAGCACCTACGAGAACCCGCCGGCGAACTTCTGGCGCGCGGTCCGCGACCCGCTCGCCCGGTCGGAGTCGGTGGCGCAGGTGTTCCTCGGCGTGCGGATCGGCTGCGCGCGGTGCCACAACCATCCGTTCGACCGCTGGACGACCGACGACTACTACAGCTTCGGGGCGCTGTTCGCCCGCGTGGACTACCGGGTGCTGGAGAACAGCAAGCGGGACGCGCTCGACAGTCACGAGTTCGTGGGCGAGCAGGTGGTGTGGCAGAACCGCACCGCAGAAATGACGCACCCGCGCACCAGGCGGCCCGCGCCGCCCCGGTTCCTCGGCGCTCGAACGCCCGACGTCGGCGGCGACCGGCTGGGGGCGGTTGCGGACTGGGTGGCCGCGCCCGACAACCCGTTCTTCGCCCGGGCGCAGGTCAACCGCGTCTGGCTGCACCTGATGGGGCGGGGGCTGGTCGATCCGAACGACGACTTCCGCGCGACCAACCCGCCGAGCAACCCGGAACTGCTGGAGTGGCTGGCGGCGGACTTCGCGAAACACAAGTTCAGCCTGAAGCACGCGGTGCGAACCGTGATGACGAGCCGCACGTACCAGCTCGCCGCGACGGCCCGGGATCGCACGACGATGGGCGACGAGTTGCACCACTCGCACGCGACCGTTCAGCCGCTGGAGGCGGAGCAACTGCTCGACGCGCTGTCGAGCGTGACCGGCGTCCCGGTGCGGTTCGCGGGGTATCCGGTCGGCTTGCGCGCGAACCAGATCCCGGCCCCGCCGCAGAGCGGCCGCCGCGGGTTTGACGGGATGGGCGAGAAGTTCCTGAAGACGTTCGGCAAACCGGAGCGGCTCCTCACCTGCGAGTGCGAGCGCAACGACGACCCGGGGCTGCTGCAAGCGTTCCAGCTCATCACCGGCGAGCTGATTAACGCGCTCGTGAAGCACCACGACGGGCGGCTCGGGAAGGGGCTCTCCGCGGGCCGGACCGATGCGGAGATGCTGGACGAGTTCTACCTCGCGGCGCTGTGCCGCAAGCCGACGCCTGTGGAAGAGAAGAAGCTGCTGGCGTACCTCGCCGGCGCGACGGACCGCCGCGCCGCGTGGGAAGATGTGCTGTGGGCGCTGCTCAACAGCAAGGAGTTCCTGCTGCGGCGGTGA
- a CDS encoding YaiI/YqxD family protein, protein MLTIYIDADACPVKDEVYKVARRYGMKTVIVANSTMRVPTDAIFELVVRTGFGAADDWIAGVIGAADICITSDIPLAARCVANGAVALDPKGRLFTADTIGEAVAMRDLMDELRTTGQASGGPAAMTPKDRSRFLARLDEAVNAARRAAKT, encoded by the coding sequence ATGCTGACGATCTACATCGACGCGGACGCCTGCCCGGTCAAGGACGAGGTGTACAAGGTGGCCCGGCGGTACGGCATGAAAACCGTGATCGTCGCGAACAGCACCATGCGCGTCCCGACCGACGCCATCTTTGAGCTGGTCGTGCGCACGGGCTTCGGCGCGGCCGACGACTGGATCGCGGGCGTGATCGGTGCCGCCGACATCTGCATCACATCGGACATCCCGCTCGCAGCGCGGTGCGTCGCCAACGGGGCGGTCGCGCTCGACCCGAAGGGGCGGCTGTTCACCGCGGACACCATCGGCGAGGCGGTCGCGATGCGCGACCTGATGGACGAACTCCGCACGACGGGTCAGGCGAGCGGCGGGCCGGCAGCAATGACCCCGAAGGACCGCTCACGATTTCTGGCGCGCCTGGACGAGGCGGTCAACGCCGCTCGTCGCGCTGCGAAGACATGA
- a CDS encoding DUF1501 domain-containing protein, which translates to MFNHNAVSRRAVLRVGGASLLGMSFPQLLAAAESARAKHRATAKSIIFLHQWGGPGQHETFDPKPDAPDNVRGWYKATKTKLPGVVFGERIPKLAAMADKLCVVRCMQHAMKNHNSAGYYSLTGVAPATDDQRLRDSLDLFPAYGSIVDKLAPAPKGAATFVAYPHVIADGSITPGQHASFLGKAHSPLFVNQDPNRSDFKLPELTLPDSLSAERLGNRTDILKLIDEQSDLLETSLVAQGLDESYQKAVAMLTSPRFKQAFDLSKESKKTRDAYGRTTYGQGCLLARRVVEAGAKFVNVYFSRAIGGKGQGWDYHGFRGEDVPARLDELLPMTDQTLPALITDLDERGLLDSTLVVWVGEFGRTPRISSNGGRDHWPQCYSAVLVGGGAKKGFVYGASDKIGAYATTGQARPEDLAATMFEALGIDPETEIRDKLNRPLPIARGKPLRELFA; encoded by the coding sequence GTGTTCAATCACAACGCCGTTTCCCGTCGGGCCGTGCTCCGCGTCGGCGGGGCGTCGCTGCTCGGGATGTCGTTCCCGCAACTGCTCGCCGCGGCCGAATCGGCGAGGGCGAAGCACCGCGCCACCGCCAAAAGCATCATCTTCCTGCACCAGTGGGGCGGGCCGGGGCAGCACGAGACGTTCGACCCCAAGCCCGACGCGCCGGACAACGTCCGCGGGTGGTACAAGGCCACCAAGACCAAACTCCCCGGCGTCGTTTTCGGCGAGCGGATTCCGAAGCTCGCAGCGATGGCCGACAAGCTCTGCGTCGTGCGGTGCATGCAGCACGCGATGAAGAACCACAACTCCGCGGGCTACTACTCCCTGACCGGCGTCGCGCCGGCCACCGACGACCAGCGGCTGCGCGACTCGCTCGACCTGTTCCCCGCCTACGGAAGCATCGTCGATAAACTGGCGCCGGCACCGAAGGGGGCGGCCACGTTCGTGGCGTACCCGCACGTCATCGCGGACGGCAGCATCACCCCGGGCCAGCACGCGAGCTTCTTGGGGAAGGCCCACAGCCCACTGTTCGTGAACCAGGACCCGAACCGGTCGGACTTCAAGCTCCCGGAACTCACGCTGCCCGACAGCCTCAGCGCGGAGCGCCTGGGGAACCGCACCGACATCCTGAAGCTCATCGACGAGCAGAGCGACCTGCTGGAAACCTCGCTGGTGGCGCAGGGGCTGGACGAGAGCTACCAGAAGGCGGTGGCGATGCTCACCAGCCCGCGGTTCAAGCAGGCGTTCGACCTCTCGAAGGAGAGCAAGAAGACCCGCGACGCCTACGGGCGCACCACCTACGGGCAAGGGTGTTTGCTCGCGCGCCGGGTGGTCGAAGCGGGGGCGAAGTTCGTGAACGTCTACTTCTCGCGCGCGATCGGCGGGAAGGGCCAGGGTTGGGACTACCACGGCTTCCGCGGCGAGGACGTGCCCGCGCGGCTGGACGAACTCCTGCCGATGACTGATCAGACGCTCCCGGCGCTCATTACCGATCTGGACGAGCGGGGGCTGCTCGACAGCACGCTGGTGGTGTGGGTCGGGGAGTTCGGGCGCACGCCGCGGATCAGCTCGAACGGCGGTCGGGACCACTGGCCGCAGTGCTACAGCGCGGTGCTGGTCGGCGGTGGCGCCAAGAAAGGGTTCGTGTACGGCGCGTCCGACAAGATCGGCGCCTACGCCACCACGGGGCAGGCGCGGCCCGAGGATCTGGCCGCGACCATGTTCGAGGCGCTCGGGATCGACCCGGAAACGGAGATCCGCGACAAGCTCAACCGCCCGCTGCCGATCGCCCGCGGGAAGCCGCTGCGCGAGCTGTTCGCCTGA